The genomic stretch TAGTTTATGACTAAGCTTGAAATGATAAGCAAGTGGAATGCTTACCGCTTTAGCCTTATTCATACTAAAACTCTAAAGGAATTTCTCCACATACATTTCTTGTGACAAGTACAACTTCTTCTCATTTCGATCTCGAACAATTTCAATACCAAGAATTTTCCGAGCCTCTCCTAAATCTTTCATAACAAAAGATTCACTCAGAGTTTTCTTCAACTCTTTAATTCTTGAAATATCCTTTGCAACAATTAGAATATCATCCATAAAAAGCAAGAGAATAATAAAGTCACCTTCGGAGAAATTCCGAAAAAACACACAATGATCGGTCCTGGTCATCTTGTACCCATGTTAAATCATCACCGAGTTGAAGGAAATTCGTTTGCCCTTCTCTCATAATCCATTCGGCTGCTCCATATAAATTTCTTTATGTAGATCACCATGAAGGAAATTCGTGTTCACGTTCATTTTCTTTACTTCTAAATCAAGACTAGCGGCTAGCCCAAGAACCACTCGAATAGATTGCATCTTCACAACCAGAGCAAAAATCTCACCAAAGTCAACACCTTTCCGTTGTTTAAAACCTTTTACCACCAAGTGATCCTTGTATCTTATTTGAGAAGTACACTCATCTTGCTTAATTCGATAAACATATATATTCTTCAATGCTCTCTTACCCTTTGGCAACTCCACTAACTCAAATGTATTATTCTCACGAAGTGAATGCATTTCATCCTCCATGGCATCCATCCATTCCTTTTTGTTTTCATCCTCCAAAACTGCTTCAAAGCTTTCGGGTTCTCCACCATCGGTAATAAAAACATACTCGTTCAAGGGGTATCAAATGGAACACCTTTTATCATGAGTAGACTGTCTCAACTTATTAGAAGCAACTGGTTTCTCAACACTTTCAACCTCTTGATCAACCTCATTTTCAACAACGTCTTCCGTAGCACCTATATCAACAATATCATTAGGATTTAAGACATTATCAAGATTCAAATACATACCTTGATTTTCAATTGGAACATATTCGAAAGTGATAGGGGTATGAGTAATAGTAGTTGAGTTTGTATCAAATATTTCTTCATCTTAAAAAATTAGATCTTTATTCTCAACTTTGTCGATGCCCTTAATGGTATAATCCTCCATGAATATGACATCACGACTACGAGTAAGCTTTCGTTGAACCAGATCAACGAATAGATAACCAAACTCATCAAGTCCATACCCAATAAATACACATTTCTTCGACTTCTCATCCAATTTTGATATCTCATCCTTCGGAATATGCACATAAGCCATGTCCCCAAACACCCAAAGATGGTCGTAGGAAACATATTTACCCCTCAAAATATGATTTGAAATCAAACTTCAATGAATACACGAAGTGAGGTTTAAAAGATGAACAACCGTGCTTaatgcccgtttggatgattcgttgccatggtgattttcttcccacgaattGATTAAACCAGAGCTTTTGATACAAGATGTTGGAAATTcaccaaaatctatggagaatttcaatcaatcttgatgaacaagattgttatcactcacacaataacaatgaaGAGAAGAATaattgagaaagaaagaaagtaaagaacgatgaaagagaagaagaattaaaattctaCAGAGTTTTCCTCTGCCCACAAACTGCGGAAAAatgcaaaatactgtgaatacaatgttatgaatactctattgacttcattacaagaataagagttactccctctatttatagatttaggttaacttggacctcaaggcaaaatgcaaaactataaaagcccaaaataacTAACAGTACTAGAATAAGCCTAAGTCAAAATTCAatgtgaagcaacatgcttcgacatttcgacacactaacacaatTCAACACACTAGGTAATTCGACACTTCtttgcttctgtcgagcaacctacttcgacacaaagaattacaattcaacataTTTCACATAATAAGAATGCACAAACAATATAGAATGCTCTTCAAATTGATAATTATGttaaactaaaaaaaaaaaaaaccaaaaagaCATCTAAGTTTTTTTTCCTAACTTAGATGTATTTGTATTGTGTTCTATTTACTTTTATTTTTCCAATATTATTTCCTCTTACTTTCTTTCTTCCCATTTTCTTTTGATATCAAACACAACCTAATTCAAAATGAACATGCTCAGCCAATATATACATCCAAACCTATTAAGACAAACTCTGAACTGAGAAAGAAGTAAATCTTCCCTTGCACGCTcttatataaataaataaataaataaataaatgcatataaatataaatatatcTACAAATAAAAAACCCTTCAACCGCTATCTTGGAGAGACAAAGAAGAGACCTTTCGATTTTGATCTTCATCAATGGACGAAATTGGAGAATCCTCTGCTTCAGCCAAACCCTCAGCTTCAACCAAACCCTCAGATGAAATCTGGGCCAAGCTTGGTAATCTTTATTCTTTCATTTTATCCACATTCATACAAATTCAAGTTTCGAACTTGTAACGTTTCATAATTTTACCCCTCTTTGAGATTTCGTCAAAAGGGTTGAAATGCGTGGTCTTTAGTTTGTTTAACACTCAAGAAATCATTTGGTATAATAATAAAGACTCCATTTTTATCTTTTATTCTGTCACTTTATAAGTTGCTGGGAAATTCACATCATGTTAGGTTTCAAATCTTTAACAATGACAAGATTAAATTTGCAATGTTTTTGGTAACAAGGGTGGGGTGGGGGAAGGATACGAGAGGCCATAGAGGCTAGTGATGTATATCACTGCTTTTGTTGGGTATATACACTTGATGATGGATAATGTGGATGTTCTTTGAATGCTGTTTACGAATTACCAGGGTTTTAAATCGTTGTAACGGTTGCGGTCGCGTCACGATTCTTGATGTTGCAGAGAAATGTGGTCAAATGGGCTAATGCATTCTCAGTCGTGTTCCTGTTGGGGTTTCGACAACATTAAAAACCGATATGTCTTGGCCTAAATTGCAGTTACAGACTTTTATTTAAAATAAGTTTGGAAAATAAAGTAatgatttttcttttaaaaaCATGATATATTTTGTGAAAGAATATATTTTGTGTGAAGTGTTTTGATACTTTCTAAGGTCCTTACTTTTGTCAAAGTTTTTCCTTCATGCAGTTCAGTCAGACTCGAAATACTCAGATGTTGAGATAAGGTCAGATGAATGCGAAATATGTTCGGAGATATTAGCTACTTCTAGTGATAAACATAGCTGGTGCAAAATAGTAAGGAACTCTGATCTATGTTCTGCTACTATGGAAAATAAGAGGTAAGTTCATGAGGAACTGATATTTATCACATATTTCAGTATTGGAAGTTTCTGTCCAGTGTTGTCTATGGCGGAGAGCCAAAATCCCGCCATCGTGGCCGCATTTGCAGAGCTGTTATAGCGGATTATGTCGGAAAACTAGCAATATCGGTCGATATTTACTATTGCGGTGGTGAGCCCCAAAACCACCATGTATATCCGCCATAGCGGCTATGGCGCCGCTATTTGACAACACTGTTTCTGTCTCTCTTTAAGAAGGATCTTATCTCCTTTTCTCTGCATATTTGTTGTCAATAAAAAACTTATTCTTTGGCGGTATCACACATTGATGCTGTAGTTCAAATACAATACTAGTTGATGGGGCTGAGTTGCGCAATGGTGACAATGTTGTTATCAAAGATGGAAGTGAAATCATCTCAGGCCCTGATAGAGAAGGTTAGAACCtttttaatatttattatcaTGATATTTGGGTCCATTGAATAATCAATCCTCCAATATATTTATTGTAGCGTTGAACAAATTTTTTATGCAAATTACTTGGATTTTTGATATCATTGTTTAATTTTTCTAAGATGATTATCAATCTTTTTAATTCCATCGTTTTCACTTTATGGCACTAGGCTTTGTCAGCTACAGATTCCAAATCACGTCTAGCCCAGAAACCCGCCAGAATCTGCTAAAGGTTGACCTTTTCTAATTTGTCTACATCCTCAATGTCTTCATCAATACTATTTTTTATCTGCAGAATTGCTGATGAATTGAATGTGTTTCTTTTCCAGATAACTATAGATGTTGATCATGCAAAGTGTAGTATTTGCTTAAACCTATGGCATGATGTCGTGACTGTTGCTCCATGCCTTCATAATTTTTGGTATGGATGATAATCTTTTGATCCTTTTTTAATGAATGTGGTTCTGTTTAGCGCATTGACATTTTCTTGGATTGTCACGTGACATTACAGCAATGGCTGCTTCTCACAATGGTTAAGGAGATCGCAGGAAAATCATTCGACTGTACTTTGTCCTCAATGCAGAGGAGTTGTTCATCTCGTTGGAAAAAACCACTTTCTGCGCGCCATTGCAGAGGTACATTATATGCCAAAGCTTTTCAGAGATTAAGCTAGATTGAGTCATATAGTTGATCCACTCGGTGCAATAAGCCTTTGTTGTTGTTTTACACAGTAGATGTTTTTCCCCCTATACCTTTTTCAGGATATGATCAGAGCTGATTCTTCCCTAAGACGCTCACAGGACGAAACCACTGTTTTAGATACATATGCATATGTTCGGTCAAACCTTGTGAGTATTTGTCGTTGACCTGTAATATAATATCCTCTCTTTGCCGTGCAATTTTATTGGAAATGAGTTTATTTTGGTTCCGGTTGTTTTTCATTCATACCTTTTTCTTCCCATTTATTTTGCGATCTTACATCACATTCACGTTTTTGTTGTTTAATTTTTCTGTTATGTTCAATTTTGCTAATTTTGTGTTTTCACTGTTAGCTCATTGGATATATAAAGAAGGGTCGAAAGAGGGCCAACACAACAACAGTTGATCAAAATGATGGCACCGATCATCACTGCCCACAGTGTGGTAATATTACTGTTATACAATGTCAGATGAAG from Lathyrus oleraceus cultivar Zhongwan6 chromosome 7, CAAS_Psat_ZW6_1.0, whole genome shotgun sequence encodes the following:
- the LOC127106004 gene encoding uncharacterized protein LOC127106004 isoform X1, with product MDEIGESSASAKPSASTKPSDEIWAKLVQSDSKYSDVEIRSDECEICSEILATSSDKHSWCKIVRNSDLCSATMENKSSNTILVDGAELRNGDNVVIKDGSEIISGPDREGFVSYRFQITSSPETRQNLLKITIDVDHAKCSICLNLWHDVVTVAPCLHNFCNGCFSQWLRRSQENHSTVLCPQCRGVVHLVGKNHFLRAIAEDMIRADSSLRRSQDETTVLDTYAYVRSNLLIGYIKKGRKRANTTTVDQNDGTDHHCPQCVANVGEFRCNHNTIHLQCQACGGMMPSRNGLRVPQYCLGCDRPFCGAYWNDQGVTRSSSYPVCSRDILKPISEHTITGIPLSAHEKNLHEQSITESCIRLMGRTLQDVISEWIVKLNNNEIDTTRMMLNHAEMMTAGTLVCSDCYEKLVSFLLYWFRISIPKELLPPEASAREDCWYGYACRTQHRSEEHALKRNHVCRPTRGTF